The genomic DNA AAACCGGCGATGTCAAGGCCTGTAACACGTTCGTCGCACAGCGCCCTTAAGCGATGTTTGTCCATCCTGCACCTATCTGGATTTCAGAAGCTTCCAAACGGAGGCGAACCGGCAGCAGAGGCCGCCACACCAACCGCTCCAAGCCGATGCAGACCACTGTATCAAAGATTGATGAACCCGTCGTTTATTCGGTTAGTCAGCCACTACTTGATAGACGCCTTCGGTATAGGCCGCTATGGTGTCCCAATTGAATCTTTCCTCTATGGCCCGACGGCTATTGGCCCCAAGCGCCCGACAATGTTAACGCGCTTCCGGATTAGCGTTGCTTGCCCCATTGCCGCCATGTTGCAAAGCAGCAGTTCCCATGATTCACTTCCTGTTTTGGATTTTTTGTAATACTTTCCCTAGGGTTTTTAAGCGTTGTATTGATCTTTTGCTAAACTGAATAATTAATGTTTGGCCGGAAATTCCAGGACCTTGCAGGTTGGGCTTTGTAAGCCCAACCTGCAAGATTTGAAGGCGTCCGGGTATTGAATTAATTTTTTAAAAAATTATGTTAGGGAACTCAGCCTCAAAAATGACTTACCGAGTGCATGCTTCATGTGGAAAGCGCTGATTCGTTTTTTCTGGCCAGAAAAAACTTCCAGTTCACAATCATCTCAGAAAAAAACAGCTTCTGTCTGGGAAGCGCCCCTTCAATTTGAACAGGAAGATCTGCAGGCTGTTGACCTGGATGTTGATGAGGCTTTTTTGAAACTCGTTCTGGGCGTTCATTTATTCCTGGATATCAGATTAAATTTGATTGAAAAAAGAACGCTGGAGCAGATTGATCTTTTATTAACTTCAGATGTTTTTGATGACCGAACGCTGCCTCGATTACCCGCCGTTGTTCCACAATTGTTAAGTTCATTAAAAAGCGATGATATATCCGGTAAGCATTTAGCTGACCAAATCAGTCGGGATCCGGTATTGGTTGGTGAAGTCATTCGATTGGCTAATAGCGCTTTTTATCAGACTGGCTCTAAAATCAATAGCCTGCAACGCGCGGTTGTTCTGCTGGGGCGGACGGGTTTGCAGCGCTTAATCGCTAACGTAGTTATGAAGCCAATTTTCAACGTCCATGAAGGACATTTTGGTCATCTCGCAGCGAATTACCTATGGTCCCAGTCGGAGCGTTGCGCTCATGCCTGCGCGTATTTGGCCAGAGGTCGTTTCGACGGTTTCGACGCTTATCTGGCGGGTATCGTCTGCAATATCGGGATGATTGTCATTCTACGCATCATGGATCATCTTCGGATAGGTCGTGAAACCCCGCGATCCATCGCTTTTTACGAAGCAGTGCTGCTGAAAACCAGACAGTTGTCGTCTCGAATTGCTGAAAATTGGCAATTTCCTTCCCCGGTGCTGAACGCTTTACAGGAATTAGCCATTTTGGATCAGAAACCGGATATGGCAAAATTGAGCGGCACGCTTTACGCCGCTAATCAACTGAGTCAATTACGGGTGCTCGTTGACGAAAATCGTCTGGATGACGATATTGATCAGCTAAATCGCCGATTGGGCGGACAATTGACTGAACATTGCGTGCGCTGTTTTTTTGAATTAAAGCGTCTATCGGAATTGCATAAAAACTAGGCTTTCAGCAGTTATTGCTGACTTCATCCACAATAATTGATCCGTCATAACTGACATAATGTCATCGCCAACAAACCATAACGAGGAGATGCGCGATGCGGGAAATTTACCATGCTCTGGTGCTGAACATGCACCAACCTCCTGGCAATCTTGAACATTTGCTTGAGGTCAATGATTGGGAAACCAAGGAAATTCTTTTTGCCTACGATCGCATGCCCCGGTCGCTATGGGCTTATCAGGACATTGCGCGCGTCCACCTGTCATTATCCGGGACGTTGCTGGAGACACTGTCTAACCCTGACTTTCAGAGCCGGGTTTACGGCATGGTGGATTGCGGCAAGTTGCTTTGGCATTTGCAAAACCAGAATCTCTTCGAAGTGCTCGGCACAGGTTATTATCATCCCGTGCTGGCGCTGATTCCTGAAGCCGATTGGGACGAGCAGATTGCCCGTTGGCAATCCATTGCCGGTCATTTACTTTGGCGAACTCGGTTCAATGGTTTCTGGCCGCCGGAAATGGGGTTTGACATGCGGCTGATCCCGCATTTGAAGAAAGCAGGCTATCGCTATGTCATGGTTGACTGCGAATATGTTGATCCCGTGGGCCAAATGAGTTGGCAGGAACTGCGCTATCGTCCGCATATCGCGGAATACGGTGGGGAACAAATTGTGATTGTAGTGCGCGACCGTGAATTATCGGATGCCCAGTTAGCCGGCATGGACTATGGCTGGTTTTATCACGAACTGCATGAACGCACCAAATGGTGTGATTTCCCGCCGTTGGTGGCCACCGCAACCGATGGCGACAATGGCGGCTGGTTCCGTAACGTCACCGAAAAGTCCAATTTCTGGACCTGGTTCTATCACCAGGCGATGGAGGAAATTCGCGCGGGCCATTCCAGCATGCGCCCGATTTTTATCACAGAGTACCTGGACCGATTTGGCGCGCATGGGCAGGTCACAGTGCGGCGCGGCGCCTGGAATACCGATGAGCACCATGGCTGGGATTTTCACCAATGGCAAGGTTCCTGGGCGCAGCGCGATACTCTGGTGCGCATTCATGACATCAGTCGGGAATATCACACGATGGTGAAGGCGGTCGCGCGGGCTAACGATCCTAATCCGGAGCTGGCGCGCGTGATGAACGAGGCGCACTGGCATTTATTGCGCGCGGAAACCAGCTGTAATTTGTACTGGGGCGAGGCCTGGATTCATAAATCCCATGCCGACCTGGACAATGTCGCCTGGCATTTGGGCGAAGCCAGGGCCATCCTGGGCGGGCGGTTAACCCTGCTTATGACTTCGGAGCCGCCCGCAGAGACTGAAGCATCACCGAAAACCCGGAAAGGCATTGACGTTGACAACGTACCTGACGACGTTCCCGAGGCTACGCCAGCAGATGAAACATCCACGCCTTCCGAAAAGGCCCAGACCGGCACAAAATAGCGTAATCCCATAGCGTCTGTCGTGGCGCAGGCTCTCAACCCGTGCTACGCATTTCATACTACATTTTGGAGATTCA from Gammaproteobacteria bacterium includes the following:
- a CDS encoding HDOD domain-containing protein yields the protein MWKALIRFFWPEKTSSSQSSQKKTASVWEAPLQFEQEDLQAVDLDVDEAFLKLVLGVHLFLDIRLNLIEKRTLEQIDLLLTSDVFDDRTLPRLPAVVPQLLSSLKSDDISGKHLADQISRDPVLVGEVIRLANSAFYQTGSKINSLQRAVVLLGRTGLQRLIANVVMKPIFNVHEGHFGHLAANYLWSQSERCAHACAYLARGRFDGFDAYLAGIVCNIGMIVILRIMDHLRIGRETPRSIAFYEAVLLKTRQLSSRIAENWQFPSPVLNALQELAILDQKPDMAKLSGTLYAANQLSQLRVLVDENRLDDDIDQLNRRLGGQLTEHCVRCFFELKRLSELHKN
- a CDS encoding glycoside hydrolase family 57 encodes the protein MREIYHALVLNMHQPPGNLEHLLEVNDWETKEILFAYDRMPRSLWAYQDIARVHLSLSGTLLETLSNPDFQSRVYGMVDCGKLLWHLQNQNLFEVLGTGYYHPVLALIPEADWDEQIARWQSIAGHLLWRTRFNGFWPPEMGFDMRLIPHLKKAGYRYVMVDCEYVDPVGQMSWQELRYRPHIAEYGGEQIVIVVRDRELSDAQLAGMDYGWFYHELHERTKWCDFPPLVATATDGDNGGWFRNVTEKSNFWTWFYHQAMEEIRAGHSSMRPIFITEYLDRFGAHGQVTVRRGAWNTDEHHGWDFHQWQGSWAQRDTLVRIHDISREYHTMVKAVARANDPNPELARVMNEAHWHLLRAETSCNLYWGEAWIHKSHADLDNVAWHLGEARAILGGRLTLLMTSEPPAETEASPKTRKGIDVDNVPDDVPEATPADETSTPSEKAQTGTK